Sequence from the Candidatus Izemoplasma sp. genome:
AATGGATAATGTGATTATTTTAAAAAAGATTGATAAAGTCTATGGAGAGAAAGTTAAAACGCATGCCTTAAAAGATATTAATCTATCATTTGAACGAGAAAGCTTTAATTCTATTATTGGCCAATCTGGTAGTGGAAAATCTACATTATTAAACATTTTAGGAACACTTGATAAACCAACAAACGGCCAAGTCTTTATTAACGACGTCGACACAAACGACTTAAATCCCAATCATTTGGCTGAATTACGTAATCAAACGATGGGATTTGTATTTCAGTTTCATTATCTATTGCCTGAGTTTACAGCTTATGAAAATGTTTTAATGCCTGTGCAAATTAGTGGCGAGCCTATAACTAATGAGCTCAAGGATCGTGCCAACGAATTAACGGATTTGGTCGGACTTGAGAAAGTTAAACATAATTTAGCCAATAATATGAGTGGTGGACAACAACAACGGACAGCTATCGCCCGTGCATTAATCAATCAACCAGACATCATCTTAGCAGATGAACCAACGGGAAACTTAGATAGTGATACAACTGAAAAAGTATATAAGTTATTAAGAGACATTAATGAAAAGTATAAAACAACATTTATTGTCATCACTCACGATCGGACTGTTGCTGAAAAAGCAGATTGCATTATTGAGTTACAAGATGGTGAAGTGTATCTAGATGTTACGAAGTAACCCTGATTTGATAGACATCAATATATAGCCATGTTATAATGGGTTATCAAAGATTGAGTGTGATAGTATGAGTTTTGCAACAAATGTAAAAAGTGAACTAATAACCGTAAAAGCCAATACCTGTTGCGAGCTAGCAGAACTTGCTGCTTTACTGCGTATCAATGGTGAAGTTACGATATCGAGTAACGGTGTGAGAATTGATTTTCATACAACGAATATTGGCGTCGCGCGGCATGTTGTAGAGCGCGTTAAACGACTATACAAAACAGAAGTTGAGTTACTATCAAAGAAACAAATGAAACTTCAAAAAAATGATATTTATATTATTAAGGTCGCTCATAAAGCCAATACTATTGTTCATGAATGTGGTTTAATGGATGATTATGATAATATGATGAAAGATCCTTTGTTAGTTAAGGATTGTTGTAAGAAAGCTTATTTAAGAGGTGCTTTTTTAGCCGCAGGATCGATTAATTCTCCCAGATCATCTAGCTATCACTTAGAAATTCATACAAATTATGAAGCCCATGCACAAGCGATTATGTCATTGCTAAATTATTTTGATTTAAATGCAAAATACATTTCACGTAAAAACGGATATATTGCCTATATAAAAGAATCTGAAAGAATATCTGATTTTCTCCGATTAACAGGTGCGACAAGTGCATTGTTCACCTATGAAGATGAGCGAATTAAACGGGATTTTGTTAATTCCATTACACGGGTTATGAATATGGATATTGCGAATCAAAATAAAACACTTGAGGCGGCGAATAAACAATTAAAAAGTATCAGTATATTAGAAAACACGCTTGATATTTCGACATTAAATAAAAGTGTTCAGGAAGCTATAAAATTACGCAAATCATATCCTGAATCATCATTAAAAGAACTCTCACAATTGAGTGAAGATTTGATTGGTAAAAAAGTCAGTAAATCGGCATTAAATCACCGCTTTCGCAATATTAATGAATTGGCCACTGAAATTATGGAGGAAATGGATTATGAGTAATGTAGGTATTGATATTGTTGAGTTTGAAGAAATTAAAGAACGGCTGAGTGATCGCTTTATAGAACGTGTTTTGAGTGAAGAGGAGATCAATATTTATCAAAGGATTAGCCATACTGATAGAAAATTATCTTTTTTAGCAGGACGTTTCGCAGCCAAAGAGGCTTATACCAAAGTGTATAAGAGTTTTGATCAAGAACTTAATTTTAGTGATGTAAGTATACTCAATGATCATTACGGAGCACCCTATATAAAAAGTGCATACCATCCAGAGGATACCGTTAGTGTAAGTATCTCTCATTCAAGACAATATGCGATTGCGATATGTATCAAAGAGACATAAGTCAAACTCAAGCCAATAGTGATGGCTTGAGTTTTTTTATGAGTTTAACGCCTTTATAAAAACCTTAATCAGAACGGTAGTATTTATGACTTGCATAATGCCCTATTATTCGTTACAATATTAAGAGCTAGGAGTGATAATATGGCAAGTTATAAAAGTGTTAGAAAAAAAGATAATTTCTTACTAAAGTTAGGGGTAACATTTGCAGGTATTTTTGCTGTTTTGGTTTTAGCATTATTTGTTTATGATGCGGTAAATCAAAGTACAGACTATGATTCATTT
This genomic interval carries:
- a CDS encoding ABC transporter ATP-binding protein, with the translated sequence MDNVIILKKIDKVYGEKVKTHALKDINLSFERESFNSIIGQSGSGKSTLLNILGTLDKPTNGQVFINDVDTNDLNPNHLAELRNQTMGFVFQFHYLLPEFTAYENVLMPVQISGEPITNELKDRANELTDLVGLEKVKHNLANNMSGGQQQRTAIARALINQPDIILADEPTGNLDSDTTEKVYKLLRDINEKYKTTFIVITHDRTVAEKADCIIELQDGEVYLDVTK
- the whiA gene encoding DNA-binding protein WhiA; the encoded protein is MSFATNVKSELITVKANTCCELAELAALLRINGEVTISSNGVRIDFHTTNIGVARHVVERVKRLYKTEVELLSKKQMKLQKNDIYIIKVAHKANTIVHECGLMDDYDNMMKDPLLVKDCCKKAYLRGAFLAAGSINSPRSSSYHLEIHTNYEAHAQAIMSLLNYFDLNAKYISRKNGYIAYIKESERISDFLRLTGATSALFTYEDERIKRDFVNSITRVMNMDIANQNKTLEAANKQLKSISILENTLDISTLNKSVQEAIKLRKSYPESSLKELSQLSEDLIGKKVSKSALNHRFRNINELATEIMEEMDYE
- the acpS gene encoding holo-ACP synthase; this encodes MSNVGIDIVEFEEIKERLSDRFIERVLSEEEINIYQRISHTDRKLSFLAGRFAAKEAYTKVYKSFDQELNFSDVSILNDHYGAPYIKSAYHPEDTVSVSISHSRQYAIAICIKET